ccttttctctcttcccctcctctctctatctctcgctctctccccttctctctccccttctatctcttcatttttctctatttctctcccctctccctctctctcccccttccttccccccctctctctcccttctctctctcactcatttttctctttgtcttctctctccttctctctctctcctttctctctctctctctctctctctccgtttctctctctctttttcctctttctctcctcctctctctcccctATCTCCCACTTTTcctttcttcctctctttttctctctcccctctccctcccccccctctctctctctctctccacctcgtctttctttctttgtcccttctctccctctctctctccctccttccctctttctctctctccttctcttcctctctctctttctctccttctctctctccttctcttcGCTCTCTCACTAACTCTCTCTCCTTACCCTCTTTCTCCCTCTCCCTTCTCTCCcttcctctctctcctcctcttcctctctctaatcgtttctctcctttttctatctcttctcttcctctctctctctctcccctcctatctctctctcatctcctctccttctctctctcccaTATCTCTTTCCTTTCTCCTCTCTTtttccttctctctctttctctctctccttcctctctctctctccttttcctcccctctctttctctctcttttttttctctctttcgcTCTCTCActcctctctttccttttcttctttctctctctcctattttctctctctcctcctcttcctctctttcttttcttactctatcttttctctttcttactcAATCTTCTCTCAATCTCTATCTctcttttatcttttatctcCTCTTCTCACtgaagcaaaagagaagagagagaggagaagaagatagaggaggagaaagaaaaaaggagagagataagaagagagaagaaggatAGGAGAGAGacaagaagagagagaaagaggaataGAAAATAGgacaaagagagagaaagagagagaggagagagagatgatggggagagagaagaagagagagaaaagagaggaggggagagaggagagagggagaggaggggagagagaaagagggaaGGGGAGAGAAAGAACAtggggagagagagggagaaaaggatagagaagaggagaaagagagagaaggaagagagaagaggagagggagagaaaaGGAGAGAGATAGAAAGAAGGAGATAAAAAAAGTTACTCATATcatttagaaagaaaattatttatattagaaaaattatttatagaaaatactgaaaagaaataagaaagaaaaaggagcGAAAGCAATGGAAGGGATTTCATTATTTACAAATGTTACtagtattatttaaaaaaaaaattagattaaaaaattcaataaaaaaagatttaaaaatttgaatttttacatgtcaaaatattaatttgtgtaaaaatttaattttacatATAAAAACGAATGTTATGGTATAAAAACtaagtttttagtataaaaattggttttttaatgtaaaaactgatttaaaaaaaaagattttttatataaaaacttattattttttaaaaatcgatttttattttaataaccGATTAAAAAccgtttttaaattttactaacCGGTTAATAACCAATTTCATCATAAAAaaccaatttaattaattaactaatactATATTTTTAGTTAAACAAAAAactgatttaatttttaaattaatcaaaccATAAACACCCCTAAAAAAACGTATAAAAGATAGCATGCTCTacaaataaacaaatatttatCCAAAATGCATGCCTAATTGTCTAGTATGAAAGGTTTTCGAAATTCCCAGTATAAAAGTATTTCTCTAGTAGTATAAACCCCACGTTGCAAGGTCAGAGGTTATTTTCAAACACAACTGCATTATTTTAATCATCAGCATTtcttcatataattttttttttgacagaCGACAGTCGTTTCTTCATATACAAGTTAATGATCAAAACTCGGGTACAAACTTGACAAACtctaaactaaaaataataacaaccaATGTTATTTCCCACTTTTTCACATAAGCTCAAGCAATTTGAAGATCCTTTCTACACGGGGCAATAATCGAAACTAAGCTTCATCTAAAAGCTTTAGAAACTCCAAACCAAAAAATATAACGTGATTCTGCTTTCTTTTTCCCCTTCGGACAAGCAATTTGATTCCACTGGACTCGAGTCTAAGTAATAGCACAAGCTCTGACAGGTGATTTTACAGGGTCTATTTAGCAAAGTGGGAGCTTTGATGTGGGTTGCAAGAAACTGCATGTGATTTGTGAATTTGCAATGAAATTACCCTAGAACAAAAAGAACAAAATCCCAAAGGCCATATCCGGCAGAGCAAATCCAGAGATCCGTGCAACAAGACATGGGAGGAAGCATCAATAAGGAAATCTGTGTCATTTACGGAAATCATCGCCTGTAAAACAATAGAATATGGGTTTTCATTAAACAAAATAATGAAACagaataaacaataaaattGTTATCTCATAACATCAGGTATGATGTGCACTTTTTGGCCTGTCATCACCTGGGGTCAGTATCAAACATAATCCACTGTTATATGTAAATGTAAAGAAAGAAATACGGCGAGTAGTCCATTTTCGCAAACATAACATTCACCCAACAACATTCTTTTACAGTTATATCTCTGACTATATACTTTGGAAAGGAAAAGTCCAAAGGgtaagttaaaaaataattaaaattatgaattcTAATGTTAAGTATCATATTTAGATGTGGAGCAATTCAATAAAtcaatattagaaaaaaaatgacaCCATTCAAATAGTGACAGTGAAACAGCAACCAATcaaaagattgaaaaaaaaaccCTAGGTTAAATAAGATGGACTGAGGATCTCAGCCATATTCTGAATTACTTCCTGAAAAACTCAAATAGACAATGTCATATTCATAATATGTTTTACAATAGTGAGACCCCTGAAGTAAGAACCTTGTGCACGATCAAGCAAGAAAACAGTTGAAAGTCAGATACAAAATTTGAATGGGGGGCATATATCTCTGCTAATTTTGTAACTTTATTTTAGAAATATATGATCCTAACTGTATTTCGACATTTAGAATTACGAGATTACTTGATGAAAGAAAACCAAGccaattttgatttttgattcgTTACATTATTCTTTTATGTTACAAGATTACTGAATCAACAACTTTTTACACAGCATTGAATTTCTAAGCTTGTCGTAGTAGACATACCAAGAGCATTTATCATTTAAAAGAGCTTCACACAAAATTGCCAAATGCATAACATTAAATACATGGTCAATATGTGATCACCTGTTAAACTTCTTGTTCCCATACACATCTCTATCGCTGCGGCGCTCACTATGGTTGCTGCTGCTGCGGCCCTTCTCCCCGATCAACGCCCTCTCCCGCTCCTTCTCGTGCTTCTCCCTCTTCAACCTCTCTTCCCTCAACTCCTCCAAAGtcttcctcccattcttcttcttgttctcaATCTTCACTTCCCCATCACCATCATCCCCACCGCCCTTCTTATCGTCGCCATTACGCTTCTCAAGATACCAAGGCATCTTCACACCCTTCCCTGCTACCCCATACCCTAACCTATACTTCTCATCCTCGGGACCCACCACCACCCCCGAGgactttccttcttctttcttcatcctcttctccttcttccacCCTTCCCTTTCCCCTAACAACTCCTTCCTCTTCTCGGTTTCTCGTACAGGATCGAAAATCTTAATCCCCTCGAACAAGTTAATGTGTCTGTTGTCACCCGAATTCTTCAATTccggttcttcttcttcttcctctgccttGGCCTTAACGAGAGGAGCCAAACCCTTGGCGGTGCGGAGGCGCTCGAGGCGGAGCTCGGCGTCGCGCTTCCTGACCTCATCGCGCTTGATCTGCTCGTCTCTGGCGGCTTGCTCCTCGTCGCGGCGGACCTTTTCCCTGTTCTCGTAGTTGTAGACGTTCCACCGCTTCTGCGGGAGAATGTTGAGGCCGCCATGGCCTCCCATTTTCGGTGGCTTAACGATTTAGCTTGCCAAGGTTGCAGATTATTGGCTGTGAAATTTGTAATATTGATGAACTATGAGCTTGATGATAGGCCTCTTTCGATTTTCCCAGCGAGAGATACGATATTGATAACAAATTTGCAATACTTTGTTGTGAATTTAGTTTGGAACACGTTGTGTGTCAGCGGGTGTAATTGGGAATTCTGAAAACCCTAAGACGATACTGTAAGGGGCTAAATAGTGATAGTACAAAGTAACCTATTTCAAATCAATATGATCCTTCTTCTCTGTCTTCAATTTGTGTCGCCTCTCCATGTGGCTTCCTGCAACCAAGGAGATGGAAGGTGAAAAAAAATTCAACGCCggaagaacaagaacaaaaaaattaagaaattaattaagCAAATTAACAAACGAATACAACGCAGCAAGAACACAGCAAAGAGAGGACTCACCTACGAGAATTTCGGCGAGAACGGCGAGAAACAAAGCAACACAGAAAGACCGCGAGAAGCACCGTAATAGGCAAGAACTACGCGCATCACGGCGACGAGGGTAAGAAGTTGCTTGGCCAACACGGACAGAAGGGGACGGCAACTATAGAGTTGGGGGATGATGGCTTGGGTCTCTTTGGTGTTTGTTTTCTCTTATTTAGTTGTCTGagtttgaattgtttgatgcTGAAGAGTGAAGGAGCAAAGAGGAAATTAGGGTATATattgttttccttttttattttgggttgtTTTAAAGGATTAATCTCCACATATAAGCTTTTTTGCTATACAAGTCATAAAAGTGCTAAAAATCTCTAATCTCTAAAACCCGCCTCTTATGATATGTATGTTTTACGCATTTTCTTAACAGATTTTTCAATCAATCAACCCACAAATATATAACTTTCTTTTTCTAAAAGATTTCATTTCCTTTTTTGAATTCCTTCTGGGATCTCTTTCGTGTGTTTCTCTCTTCCTTCTCCTTCGCCGTTTACGTAAGTTTCTCTTTCTATTCTCTTTCTTCGTTTTTTGTTTCATTGTTTCTGAAATTAAGctctgaaatcgttttgaagataatagATGATTCAACTTCAGATTATCAGCTCTATATACTATTTGGAGATGATGATAATAGATTAAAAACTTGAAATTCAAAAAACTTAAAAGGGAGTTTGTCGAATTAGGCGAACTCTGTAAAATTTAGAGTTTGCTGAGGGATTAGGCGAACTTGCTAATTTTTATAGAGTTCGTCGGGTCCGGCAAACTTGCTTAAATACCCAAAAAAATTGGAAATTAAAGTCTAAAAATTATGTTTAAGAAaatatgaatatttttattttattattgaaaaaattcATGTTTTAGGCTTTAGgttttaggttttttttttaaaaaaaaaaaactaaatgaTTCTGGTTCAACTCTGTTTTTAAAAATAGGTATTTTCGTATATCAACAAATCAAATTAGCTACTGATTTTAAGTTCAACTAGTCTAACCGGCCGATTCGATCCAATTTTGAGAACATTAATAAAATGTAAACAAAACTATCACCAAAGTTGGAAGATCGCACTCCCTCCTAATTATATATCAAAAGaataaactattatttttaatcgTAAATATTGAGTTAAGTCCAAAAGTGATTCCTAAAAATTAGCCACTTGTATCAAAAGGGTCTTTGAGATTTTAATTGGACCATAAATGTCcctaaaattgaaaatatagTAAATACTACCATGAAGACTTTATAATTGTCTTCATATGAAAATGTTTGCTTTTAACTCTTAGATAATAGATTGTATGgttaaattttgatatattataaaaatgttgtctttatttaaaatttagctAAATAAATAAGtcatattttttaacaaaacatcttcataaaaatatgtttttgcCATCTTTACTTGAATAATTACCTGAAAATATTACACCACCTTAATTTCTCACTCTCTTTCTATTGAGTTATTAGTCACACCGCGAGTGACATGACATATACCATTCCACGCTAGACTAGACGAAATGACATTATTTTAGTTTTGACGCCAAATACTTGATGAAACGATGTCGTTTAACCCTAATAAACAACAAAACATCTTATGCCCCACAAAAAAATGTATGATTATTAAGGTTAAACGATGTCGTTTCATCAAGCATTTAGCAAGAAAAATAAAGTGACGTCTTCTCTTTGTACGTTAAACAGATGTATTAAGTCACTCATAGTGTAAAGAGTAATTAGACAGAAAGAGGTGTAGACCAACATGGTACAATTTTTCAATCTTGAAGATCTTTATAGTGTATTTGGAACCTTGGAAATCTCTTCAATACAAACAGCCAATTTCAGAGACTTCTTTAAAGTTTAACTCCACAAAAATTCAAACGTAAAAAATATACCTATAAATGAACGAAACTAACTTTATACAAAACCTACCAAATTACATAGGCGTTAGTTTCCTTCGTGAGTAAAATTATAAgcgttttaaattttttggataAAAATGATAGTTTACTTTGGAAAGATAGAAAGACATGTTACATGTATACGTTTCCATTTAAAAACAGATACATGATTATGTTTCTAAGGATACAAAATTAAtgtattttctatatatatctTTTAATCTTTACATTTGCATTATGTCCCTTAAACCGCACACATTCTTCAAAGTGAAGCTCAAATTCTTCCAGGACAAACTGAGCGAGTGTCTCAACCATCAAAAAATGAAGTCACTAAGTTGCCTAGGTTTACCTCTTCGACCgtcatttttaaaaatatatgcatTAACTTCCACATCTGCATTCAAACAATTCATCCTGTGCCTGATCCATGATAAAGTAATGTTAGGTGAAAGGaacaaccaaaaaaaaaaaaaatagtggaTGTAGAAAACAAGATGGAAGTGCTCAACAGACGCACTTTCACCTAGGTTTCAAATTGGGCAATTTAACTAAATAAAATGTTTGGAAACCAATATTACTCAAATGTTCTAATTTGAATCAGGTTACATCTTTTACGAATCTATGTAATTCGCTAGACTACGAAAAAGAACATAATTTGCTAGATGCAGAAATGAATTAGGAGGATATTCTGCCTCAAGCTAATTCGTTGAGGATGCAACGAATTACTTGGAGAAACATAATGTGAGTAATTCGTTGTTGGCAGCAGCGAATTATTATGGGCAGCATAATTTGTGGCTCGCTGCAGCGAATTATGAATTTTCCTTTCTACTTTATCCTTCATTCTCATTTTCAGAAAGGGACACAAGAAACACAATAATTTTTTCATGGTCATATTTTAtaagtaaatatttttgttttttgatattttatttctcttccaAATTTTGACCTTTTTACCAATTCTTTGTTGTATTTTCTTGATTCATATAACGAATGTTTTTTTAGATAGACCGACCTCTCTTTTAGTGTTTTATGATGTATGCTGTTATTTTTTTATGGAGTTTTGAGTATAGTTTGTTCATGTGGGtccttttttattgtttttgccACTTTCTAATGCATGTTTTTTTGTTCATACATCATAGAACACTAAAAAAAAGgtctttttaaaaaaacattcattatatgaacaaaaaaaaaagaaaaattggtaaaaaaaaatcaaaatttgaaagagaggaaataaaataTCCAAAAACTAAAATATTCACTTATATAATGCAGCCATGAAAAAAATCATCTTATGTTACTTGTGTCCCTTTCGAAAGATAAGAATGAAGGACAATGTTGGTAGAAAGGAAAATTCATAATTTACTTGCAAATCATGCTTTCCCAAATAATTCATTGCAGGCTCCAATGAATTAGCAAGACAGAATATCCTCCTAATTCGTTTCTGCCTTTAGCGAATTACATTCTTTTTTGTAGTTTTGTTCATGGGTCCAGCAAATTATATAGATGCGTAAAAGAAAACACATGTAACCTGATTCTAATTAGGACATTTGGGTAATATTAGTtctcaaataatttatttagataaatTGCCCAAGGATTGGGCAGGAGTATCTCTTCAGTTTACAATATCTTTTATATACCACAAAAATTAGTAACAGAACTTACGAGGGAAATCATAATACCACTCTCATTTTTTATAACGCCACTATACACATGATTTCTTTACATCGTGTGTTTCATAAATTTATACAAAAAAGAGTAACATTATCAAAATAGGAGTAGCAAAATCCATTTCCAACTTATTggtatattaaaaaaattaatattaagtCGCAACAAAACAATAAATGTTTGAGATGCAATATTCCTTTTCAGGATGTAGAATTCTTTAGCATCAGACTAAAGAAACAGAAACACTTGGTCCACATAGAAGAATTACAAATCAAAATCcaaaaaactttaatttgataaaaattgtaCTGTTATTAAACCATAAATTGTATCCTATCATAAAATTTGATACtacttatttataattttttataaaattggcGATGATGTTACAAAAATTCAAGTCAAGCATACTAAGATTTAAGACTGCTAAGGGGAGTCACAGGCATGACATCCCTAAATCTAGGATTACTTACTAGCAATGAACACTGATGGAAATATCTCAAATACCAGTTTTGAAGGCATATAAGAACCCCATATGATTTTATCAGACACCGCCAAATAGAGATAGAGGAATTACTTACCAGGTGAAGTGGTCTTCACAGCATATAGAACCCCATATGATTGAAAGCCCAGCCTCCTTCCTGCATATGAACAAGCAACAGGACATAttagatgaataagaaaagaaaggtGGCAGAAGCTGACATTACAAAGGAAACATTTAAACAGAAGACTATAATATCTATATATTCACCACATGCATTAAACTATAAGAATAGGCAACTGCTATTCTGATCCATCTTAAACCCAAAGTTAGTCTTGATATGTATTTATTGCCCGATAAATGCTCTTCACATGAAAACCCTTTGAAAAGTAAAGGCAACAACACGAAAGAAGACGACTATATTACAATACTATTTGAAAACTCCATTTCATGACATTGTATTATGATCTGATACAGGAATGtgttttatataatataatcacTTATTCAGAACTTCAGAAGTAGAGAAGAAAGAGGATCTGGATATGCAGAACTTGAAATGCTTACCACGTTGCGGTATACATGTCATAGAACTTTTCAAAGGCTTTATCAAAGCAGTAGTGGCAAATCAAAAGATCCTTGATGTCAGTGACATTGCATGTTGACTTGCAGCATTTTACCTATATATAATGCGAAACGTTAGATCTTGCCTCAGACAGTTTGTTCTTGAGTGTAGAAGACTTGTAGAAGCCCCAGTACGGAGTATATCAGATCAAGCATAGCACAATAATAAGAGGAAAAGGACTTGCCAAAAGTGACAGAAAGTGCAGACAAAGGAGACAGAAATAAGTATAAGGCAGAAAAATGTATGAATCAAATTATCCTAGGTCTGTCATTAGTTTTCAGAGTGTTAACATGGCTGGTAAAAGGTTACATGGCCTAGATTAGGTTAAGATTCAACTCCAGAGTTACTTGCTGTGCATTTTAAATTCATTTGTACATATGAAGTAAGATTTTAGCCCTTGTTAAATCAAAGCATGGTAACTCACCAGACGTTTTAGCTTGTGTGAGTAACACTTTTGATGAGATGGGTGTGTCTTTATATGTTCATCCAAGTGTCCTGCCCTGGAAAATCAAAATCTTAGAGCAATAACTACTGAAATCTGCATTCCTACCACGTTACGTGTTTGTATGCTATCTATTTTATGGAAACAATGTTCATCAAGAAGGTGTAGTATGAACTACAAAATTTCAGCACAAGTTCATTTAATTGGAATGGAGCATAAATCACAATACAATCCATCTTAATGCCAACTACAAATGCGTAAAACTATGGCAGCAAAATATTATACCACTCAAGAGCAACAGTATGTCCATATaggg
Above is a genomic segment from Arachis stenosperma cultivar V10309 chromosome 1, arast.V10309.gnm1.PFL2, whole genome shotgun sequence containing:
- the LOC130945140 gene encoding uncharacterized protein LOC130945140 → MGGHGGLNILPQKRWNVYNYENREKVRRDEEQAARDEQIKRDEVRKRDAELRLERLRTAKGLAPLVKAKAEEEEEEPELKNSGDNRHINLFEGIKIFDPVRETEKRKELLGEREGWKKEKRMKKEEGKSSGVVVGPEDEKYRLGYGVAGKGVKMPWYLEKRNGDDKKGGGDDGDGEVKIENKKKNGRKTLEELREERLKREKHEKERERALIGEKGRSSSNHSERRSDRDVYGNKKFNRR